A window from Neobacillus sp. PS3-40 encodes these proteins:
- a CDS encoding L-lactate dehydrogenase, with the protein MLKRVNRVALIGTGFVGSSYAFALLNQGITEELVLIDLNKEKAEGDAMDLNHGLPFAPSRTKIWYGDYTDCGEADLVVITAGANQKPGETRLDLVEKNTRIFKGIVEEIMASGFDGIFLVATNPVDILTYAVWKYSGLPKERVIGSGTILDTARFRFLLGDYFDVDPRNVHAYIIGEHGDTELPVWSHADIAGTSISEWTKNKPGYNQTELDNLFLNVRDAAYHIIQRKGATYYGIAMGLVRLTKAIFSNENSVLTVSAYLDGEYGQNDIFIGVPAVVNRNGIREIVELDLCKEEMDKFVHSVNVLKKTLEPVLKR; encoded by the coding sequence ATGTTAAAACGCGTAAATAGAGTTGCCCTAATTGGAACAGGATTTGTTGGTTCGAGTTATGCTTTTGCACTTCTAAATCAAGGAATTACAGAAGAATTAGTCTTAATTGATTTAAATAAAGAAAAAGCCGAAGGGGATGCCATGGATTTAAATCACGGACTTCCATTCGCACCATCTCGCACAAAAATTTGGTATGGCGATTATACAGACTGTGGAGAAGCAGATCTAGTCGTTATTACAGCAGGGGCTAATCAAAAGCCAGGGGAAACTAGGCTTGACCTAGTTGAGAAAAATACAAGGATTTTTAAAGGTATTGTGGAAGAAATCATGGCGAGCGGATTTGATGGAATATTCCTAGTTGCTACAAATCCTGTTGATATATTAACATATGCTGTTTGGAAATATTCTGGTCTTCCAAAAGAGCGTGTAATTGGTTCGGGTACTATTCTTGATACAGCTCGTTTCCGCTTCTTACTTGGCGATTATTTCGATGTTGATCCACGTAATGTACATGCATACATCATTGGAGAACATGGTGATACTGAGCTTCCAGTGTGGAGCCATGCGGATATTGCTGGCACATCTATTTCTGAATGGACTAAAAATAAACCTGGATATAATCAAACCGAGCTTGATAATTTGTTTTTGAATGTAAGGGATGCTGCCTACCATATTATCCAACGTAAAGGTGCCACATATTATGGAATTGCAATGGGGTTGGTCCGTCTTACAAAAGCTATTTTCAGTAATGAAAATTCTGTTCTAACAGTGTCTGCTTATCTTGATGGTGAATATGGTCAGAATGATATATTTATCGGTGTTCCTGCAGTTGTAAATCGGAACGGAATAAGAGAAATCGTTGAACTTGATTTATGTAAAGAGGAAATGGACAAATTCGTCCATTCTGTGAATGTTTTAAAGAAAACGTTAGAGCCAGTCCTTAAAAGATAA